The Henckelia pumila isolate YLH828 unplaced genomic scaffold, ASM3356847v2 CTG_461:::fragment_3, whole genome shotgun sequence genome window below encodes:
- the LOC140871540 gene encoding serine/threonine-protein kinase AtPK2/AtPK19-like: protein MVASQQSILAGTKLLMPSQNHVLQTAEALDALSLDDLDFSDVFGPAPTITILPQISEDSEDFDVPSKVTQSVQNEPEVIYRRSHSFVGPTTCVSQLSKIGNFTLHEKEDWLELKDEIDEDAEGEFFESCPENSFLKKSLFQVDGDSVKTIGLEDFEILKVVGQGAFGKVYQVRKIGSSEIFAMKVMRKDKIVEKNHAEYMIAERDIMTKIEHPFIIQLRYSFQTKYRLYLILDFVNGGHLFFQLHHHGLFREDLARIYTAEMVSAVAHLHKNGIMHRDLKPENILLDSEGHAMLTDFGLAKQFDDKTRSNSMCGTLEYMAPEIVLGKGHDKAADWWSLGIILYEMLTGKPPFCGNRQKIQQKILKDKIKLPSFLSSDAHSLLKGLLQKEANKRLGSGQKGGEEIKGHKWFASINWKKLEGREIQPSFLPQVAGKHCIANFDERWTKMPLLDSPAASPKCGENPFKGFSYEKPAAPFLCMNRSNY from the exons TTTCGCTGGATGACCTGGATTTTTCCGATGTTTTCGGCCCTGCACCTACTATAACAATTCTACCTCAAATATCTGAAGACTCGGAAGATTTTGATGTGCCATCAAAAGTGACTCAGTCCGTTCAGAATGAACCAGAGGTGATCTACCGCAGATCCCACTCCTTTGTTGGACCCACGACTTGTGTAAGTCAATTATCGAAGATTGGAAATTTTACTTTGCACGAGAAAGAAGACTGGCTAGAACTCAAGGATGAAATTGACGAAGATGCTGAAGGGGAATTTTTCGAATCTTGTCCCGAAAATAGCTTTTTGAAGAAGTCACTGTTTCAGGTTGACGGAGATTCAGTGAAGACTATCGGGCTTGAGgactttgaaattttgaaagttGTTGGCCAAGGTGCATTTGGTAAAGTGTACCAGGTGAGGAAGATCGGTTCATCGGAAATCTTTGCAATGAAGGTGATGCGGAAAGATAAGATAGTCGAGAAAAATCACGCGGAGTACATGATAGCGGAGAGGGATATAATGACAAAGATCGAACATCCTTTCATCATCCAACTCAGATATTCTTTTCAG ACTAAATATAGATTGTACCTCATTCTTGATTTCGTGAATGGAGGCCACCTTTTTTTTCAACTCCATCATCATGGCCTATTCAGGGAGGATTTGGCCCGCATATATACCGCTGAGATGGTTTCTGCCGTTGCTCACCTCCATAAGAACGGCATAATGCACAGGGATCTAAAACCCGAGAATATTCTCCTGGATTCGGAGGGCCAT GCAATGCTTACCGATTTTGGTCTTGCAAAACAGTTTGACGATAAAACTAGATCGAACTCAATGTGTGGAACACTGGAGTACATGGCACCTGAAATTGTTCTTGGTAAAGGTCATGATAAAGCTGCAGATTGGTGGAGTTTGGGAATTATCTTGTATGAAATGTTGACCGGGAAG CCGCCATTTTGTGGGAATAGACAAAAGATTCAGCAGAAGATACTCAAAGACAAAATCAAGCTACCATCATTTTTGTCTAGCGATGCTCATTCTCTGTTAAAAGGG CTGCTACAAAAAGAAGCAAACAAACGCCTTGGAAGTGGACAGAAAGGCGGTGAGGAGATAAAAGGACACAAGTGGTTCGCATCCATCAACTGGAAGAAACTCGAAGGTCGAGAAATTCAACCAAGCTTCCTTCCTCAAGTCGCAGGCAAACACTGCATCGCCAACTTTGATGAACGGTGGACCAAAATGCCGCTCCTGGACTCCCCAGCTGCCAGTCCAAAATGTGGGGAGAATCCCTTTAAAGGGTTCAGCTATGAGAAGCCTGCTGCTCCATTTCTGTGCATGAATCGATCGAACTACTAG